Genomic DNA from Paenibacillus borealis:
TTACAACATTTGATGGGCTTCATGGGTATCTCGGAGTTTGAAGGTTTATTTATTGAAGGCCAGGCTAAAATGCCAAATAAAGCAGGGGAAATTAAAACAGCAGGCATCGAGCGTGCAAAGCAATTAGCGCAAACCTTCTAAAACATTTCATATTATTAAAGTGATGTTCGTGGTCCATACAAAATGGGCCGCGACTTTTTTTTGAAAATTTTCTGTTATAATTGCGTAATCCGACAAGTGTTGAAAAATAAAGATGATTTTACAAGGGGAGGTACAATACAAATGAAAAAACCAGATCCGCGGATTCAACGGACAAGAGAAAATATTATGAATGGTTTTATGAGACTGATTAAACAGAAAGAGTTCAGTGATATTACCATTGCTGATATTACACAAGAAGCAAAGATCAACCGTTCAACGTTTTATTATCATTTTGTTGATAAATACGATTTAATCGATATGATTCAAAAAGAAGTGCTTACAAAAGAAATATTTAATGAAGTAGCATTACAAGAAGCCATCGATGAACAAACGATCATTAAGTCCCTCCAAGCAATTATGAGCTCTCAAATAAATTTATCTCTACAATGTCAACATGCACTTGAAGAATTTAAGGCGAAAATGGACTATGAGATTAAACAACGATTGACGGAAACTCTGAAAGCCTTATTAGATAAAGAGCATGGTATGAAGGAAGAGCATTATTTACTTGCTACCTTTTGGAGCTGGGGCATTTATGGGGTGGCAATGGCATGTGTGGAGGGAAAGGAAACTTTACATACGGCGGTAAACCGTTTGACCCATATCATTTTACGCTAGTATATAGAAACCAATCTATATACTTTTTTATGCTTTTTATGACCATTTTTGTTACCTACCAAACTAAAAAAACGAACTCTATACTGGAAACCATAAACGAATTAATTACATAAAAGAAACAGAACCAGTCCATATTTACGGATGCGCTTATGAGATATAGTAAACTCGATAATCCTCGGTAAGCGGATTGCACCAAAGATAAGGCAAAGGGGTGGGGGAATTGGCGTTACAGGCCAAGGATATAGTAGAAATTCAGATGGATGCCCTGGAACATCAGGGGCTCGGGTTAGCGGTCAATGATTTAATCAAGGATTTGTGTAAAGTAATGGACATTCAGGGAATTTTCCGCAAATACCTTTCAAATGTGAAAGGGTTTTCTATTGCAGTGGGAACCTTAAGCAATCCTGCATTCTCGGAATTCTTAACAAATAGAGAATTCGATTTCAGCAATATCGACGGAAAAAAAGAGCATTACCTCATTAAGAGTACCGGGGAAGAGGGGCGTCAGCTCATTATTGCAGGCAGTGATACCCGTGGGGCGATCTATGGCATCTATGATTTCAGCAGGTCAGCTCTTGGTGTTAATCCCTTATATCTATGGACAGGCCATAGGGCTGCAGCTATAGAAAGCCTCGATTTCAGCAGCATCTCTATGACGGACGGCCCCCACACCTTCAGCTACCGTGGCTGGTTCATCAATGACGAGGATCTGCTGCTGGGCTGGACCGGCAAATTCGATACCAATTTTCAGAATAATGCATTTACAAAGCATGCGGGTTATGCGGATGCACTGGAGCCGGTTATGGAGACCGCACTGCGGCTGAAGCAGAATCTGCTCATCCCCTGTTCCTTGCTCGATATCCTCGATCCATCCGATGAAGACCTGGTCCGGCGGGTGGCGGACCGCGGACTGCTCATTACCCAGCATCACATTGAGCCGCTGGGCGTATTCCCCAAGCGGGTTCTGCGCTATTGGCAGGAACGGGGAGATACAGAGCCTTTATCCTATACGAAAAATCCTGAAAAGTATGAAGAAGTCTGGCGGCTGTATGCAGGCCGCTGGGCAAGGTATGACAACGTGGTGTGGCAGCTTGGCCTTCGCGGCATGGGGGATAAGCCTGTATGGGCAGATGATCCTTATGCACCAGAGACAGATAGCGGAAGAGGACAGCTGATCGCCGGTGCCATTGCCAAGCAGCTTGAAGTGATTACTGAAGCCGTGGGTCACAACAACTTCGCCTCGACGGCTACTTTGTGGATGGAGGGAATGGAGCTTCTGAAGGGGGGCCATTTGTCATTTCCGCAGGAGACGATGATTATCCATGCGGATTTCGGCCCGACCCAGATGTTAGGTGACAGCTTCTATGAGGTGAAGCGGGAGCCGGGAAGGCAATACGGTTTATATTATCACGTCGCGTTCTGGAGTGACGGACCTCATCAGGTTCAAGGAACTTTACCTCATAAAATTCATTACAATCTGCAGGCAGCTGTTCAGCACGGGAATACCGGTTATCTTGTCGTTAACGTAACGAATGTCAGAGAGATGCTGCTTGGAACCCAATACACCGCCGCCTTAGGCTGGAACTTTGAACTCAATCAGCCGGAACAGTTTATGCAGCATTGGGCAGCCGAGCATTACGGGCAGGAAGGTTGCGCGGGGGCGGTGCGTGCTTATCAGGCTTATTTCGCAGCCTTCCATTCGCTGGACAACACGGGATACGACGGCCGTATGCTCCTGATGGATGGCATGTGCCGAAGATTAATTATCAAATTGACAGCCATTTTGCAAGGTCAACCGTTCACCAAGGACGAGATCCAGAACAAAACCCTATTGGCATTTGATCAGGCAACGGATTTTGTAGCGTATTACAGAAAGGCTACGGAAGAGGCTCTTCCGAAGTGGGACGTTGCTTTGAATGTGGCCTATCAGGCTTTGCAGGGGATTGAAAAGGAACGAAGAGAGTTCTTTACTACCAACCTTCTGGTCCAGCTATCGCTTATTCGCGGACTATATCGGGCAGTTCACCAGTTATCTAATGCGGCAGAGTCTGTACTTGCCGGTTTCAAGAAGGAAGAGGGCCACGTGCGCGGCCCAATTCTGGAAGCTGCAGCAGAACTTCAGCAGGCAGCTATTATCCGTCTGCATGCTGAGAGAGGCAAGTGGAAGGGCTGGTATGATGGTGATGTATTACTGAACCTTCCAGATCTTATCCGTCAGATAAACGAATGTGCAGGGAATAACTGAAGCACCCATAACAATAGTTTACCTATAGAAAGGTGGTGTGTTGCCATCTTAATTTCGTATACGCAACCCACATATACGGTAACAAGCTCCGTTTATAATTTACATGTAGACGGCACCCCTGTTTTGGTAGAAAAGTTTTTGGACTACCATTATGCTCACTTTTCCTGCTCGGGAACATCCCTATTGACAGTCAGGGCAAATCAGCCTATTACTAGTTTTGATATAAGCCCCCATAGTTTGGGGATAACCGGGACTGCAAGCGGGAATCAGCTGACGTTCACTATTAATAGTAATGCTGAGAAGCCAACCTATCTGGTTATTCGGATGAATGACTTGGAGAAGCTGGTCGTTCTGGCTGACCCTTTGGAGAGCAATGCCCCGCCACCCTCGGGGACAGGTGTTTATAATCTAAAGGATTCACCTTATTATGCAGACAACACTTGGATGAGCGATGTTACAGAGATTATACAACAAGCAATTGATGATGCCTCTGCCGCCGGCGGGGGAGTGGTCTATGTTCCCGCAGGTGTGTATAAAGTGAAGGATATTCTGTTTATGAAGAGTAATGTTACCTTGTACCTGCAGGGCGGGGCAGTGATAAAGTCGAATCCGGACAGAAGCCTATATAAATATACGACCAGCAGGGAAGGGAAAATCTTTATAGATCCGATGATAAGGATTGACCATGCACCTAATGCTAAGATATTGGGGCGTGGTGTACTTGATGCCAGCGGGATCGCGATTATGGATAAGAATTCTGCATCGCCAACCTATCTTGGATACAGAAGAAACGTTATAGTGGGTAACTTCTCCAATCATGTAACGATAGAGGGCATCATTATAAAGGACTCAACAACCTGGACTATTAACGGTATTCAAGGCGGTGAAGGATTTACAGTAAGATATGTGAAGATTATTAATCATAAAAATCCATACCAGTATAAAATTATGAATGACGGTATAGATCTATGCGGAACAAGAAATGCTCTCGCGGAAAATAACTTTGTCATGACTGTAGATGATGCACTCTGTGCAAAATCAACGAAAAATCATTTTCCCATGTATAATGTGCGTTTTAGGAACAATATTGTATTTTCATCCTGTGCCGGCCTCAAGGCAGGTTTGCAGTCCTTAAGCCCAATGTATGATGTATGGTTTGAGGATAATGATGTCATTCAGGCACGGCGCGGCATTGTAGTGGAAGCAACCTCGGGCAATCAGCAGATGCACGATATCCATTTTGTAAATACAAGGGTGGAAAGCTTTGTTTTTACTTCCATGGGCAGAAGTATTCCTGTAGAGATTGAAGCGCGGACAGCACCTGTATCTGATGTATATATAGATGGGGTTCTTTTCGAGAGATCGGCATATAACCCCATTCATATCTACGGCTCAAGTAACACGAATGCTGTAAAGAATGTTACATTTACGGGTCTAAACATGTGTGGAGAGGTACTAGCGGATACCGCTGAAGCGTGGATTATTGAGGGCAACTATACAGCGGGTGTATGTGTTACATCCAGGTCTGACAAAGGATTGTAGAGGTAAAACTATTTACAGAGCCCGGCAAGATTGCGGGCTCTTTTTGTGCTGCATACTAATGTGCTCACCGATAATTTTGCATAAAAGAAACGAAACGAATACATTTTTATCGTTGAGGATCTGCCATAAAATGAAAATGGTTGAAAACGCTTACCGGAATGGAGGCTGTGCTAATTTATTTATTTATTTCTATTACAAGTAAACGGGAGGCGAAATGATTATGTATTTCAGTAAAGCGAAATGGCGGGCCGGAAATGTGTTTGAGAAAATGATCCTTGTTGCTGCTCTAATGTTCAGTTTAACTATTAGCTGGGCTCCACCTGCTTCGGCTGCGACAGTCACAACGTATCCTTCTCACTTCGGTACAAGTTCGGCCTACACTTTGAAGGTTGATTCGACTACGGTTAGGGTTGCCAGGCAGTTTGATTATTCGTTTGCCCAGTTTGCTTATTCTGGTACGGCTACATTCAAAGTAACAGCCTCAGAAAACATCAACGCCTATGACATCAGCCCTCACAGTTACGGCATTCAGGCAACGGTAAGCGGCAAGGACTTAACCTTCAGTCTTCCGCAAGCCGGATCGCGGTACTTAGTGATCAAGATCAATAACCTGGAGAACCTGGTCATTATGGCTGACCCACCAGAAACAGACAGACCCTCGCCCAATGGCGGGAGTGTAAAGAGCATCAATGATTATTCGGGTGTGGATAATTCGGGCGGTAATTTAATGACATCCATAATCCAACAAGCCATCAATGACGCAAATGCCCGTTCCGGCGGCGGTACTGTGTATTTTCCGGCGGGGACTTATAAGTTCTCTCAACTTGAGATGAAAAGCAACGTTACGCTCTACTTAGCTGCCGGTGCCATACTTCGCGGGTCATCAGATGTTAACGATTATGATTTCTCCGGAAATGTTTTTCCCGCAGCCAACATCCGTATCGTAGGGAAATCGAACGTAGCGATCAAAGGCAGAGGGATGATCGACTCCAATGGGACTACACTTACAACGGGCGATAGCGGGCCGAACCGTGAGAACATCATCTCTTCATCCAAAAGTGGCGGCGAAACCAAGCCGAATAACCTGACGTTCGAAGGTATCACCCTGAGAGATGGAACCACCTGGAATTTCAGGATTCAAGACGCTACTAACGTCAACATCAAAAATGTAAAGATTATTAATAACGTAAACTGGATCCATGGCGATGGCTTTGATCTGGTCAATACTTCCCACGCAGTTGTGGATCAATGCTTCGGCTATACCGGCGATGATGTATTTGACGCGAAATCCTCCTCGGAAGAACCGATGACGGATGTTGTATACAAAAATTCGGTTGCTTTTACCGAATCTGCGGGTACCAAGGTCGGCATGCAAGGACGGGCAGCGGTCAGTGATATCTGGTTTATGAATATTGACGTGATCCAGGGTTACCGGGGCGTCAGCGTGGATCACGACCAAGGAAACGGGGTATGGGACGGAATTCATTTCATCGATATCCGCACGGAGAAAATTCATAATAACGGAACCTCCGGCCAATTCAGGACAGCCCCTATTCTTATCTGGACGGCTAAATATGGCAGTGACGAGGTTGCCCCGGTCAGCAATATAGAACTGACCCGCGTCAGTTTTGAGAATATCGGCAGTTATCATTCCTTCATTCAAGGTTATGATAGCTCCAGCAAGGTTTCCAATGTAACCATCACTGATTTGATAATGAACGGCAAGAAGATCACCAGCGCTACCCAGGGGTTAATTGATATCGGCCCGAATACGTCCAATATTACTTTTCACTAATATCACTATTAATAAGATTAACATGATTACAGAACTATTAGATAAACAGGAGTGGAATGCATGAGTTCAGACAAACATACTGTAGCCATTATTGGTTATGGCGGCATGGGGAAATTTCATGGTCAATTGATCAGGGAGAACGGGCAGCTTGAGGTAGCGGGTTCGTTCGACCTGCTGGAAGCACGGCAGGAAGCATCCGTGCAGGCTGGTTTCAGGGCTTATAAGAGCTTTGAGGAAGTGCTGGCTGATTCTTCTGTTGAAGTTGTAGTAATTGCCACGCCTAATGAGGTCCACAAAGAAATCGCCATCCGCGCGTTTGAAGCCGGCAAGCATGTCGTTTGTGAGAAGCCGGCAGCGATGTCTTCGGAAGAACTTAAAGCGATGATTGCTGCAGCTGATAAAGCCGGCCGTGTGCTGATGGTGCATCAGAACAGGCGCTGGGATGAGGATTTCCGTGTAATCAGGCAAATGTATGAGAGGGAAACCATTGGAGCTTTATTCCAGATTGAATCCCGCGTACACGGGGCGAACGGTATTCCGGGCGACTGGCGGCATGTCAAGGAACATGGCGGCGGCATGCTGCTGGACTGGGGAGTGCATTTGCTCGACCAGCTGCTGTTCATGATTGACAGTAAAGTGGTCAGCGTCTTCAGCACTATGAGTTATATCCTTGGCAACGAAGTCGACGATGGGTTTGAAGCGGTTCTGCAATTTGAGAATGGTATCAAAGCCATTGTTGAGGTTGGGACGACCAACTTTATCCCTCTCCCGAGATGGTATGTGAAGGGGACAGAAGGTTCCGCTGTAATTGAAGACTGGTTCCTGAACGGAAGGATCGTTACGAGGAACAGGGAAAGTGAGCAAAGGGAGCCGGCTCCGGTCCGCGCCGGCGTAGGGCTCACCAAGACGATGGCTCCGCCCAGAAAAGGAGCGGCAATTACTGAAGCGCTGCCTCCAGCCGCTGAACTACCAGACGGATTCTACAGTAATTTTGTAGCCGTAATTGAAGACACAGCTGAACCCATCGTAAAGAATGCTGAAGTGCTGCGTGTGCAGATTCTGATTGAAGCAATCTTTGCAGCGGCTGCCTGCAATGAAGTCATTAAAGGCTTTGATACTTATGGAGCCTAAGAACTAACGAATAGTGCGGATGGGTTGCAACGAATCCTTTATGTGAAGTCAAAAGGCCGGATCGCTCATGGCGGTCCGGCTTTCCTATATAAATATTATTATTCGGAGGTATTGAATTGGCTATGAAGAACGACTGGGAAAATCACAGACTGCTGCAGCGGAACCGGCTTCCGGCGAGAGCTGCATTCATCCCCTTTGGTGATGACGAAAATGCTCTAAGTAATGAAAGGAGCCTGTCTCCGTACTTTATGCCGTTAAACGGGAATTGGAAATTCAACTATGCTCTTACACCTGCGCATGCTCCAGCGGACTTTCACCTGGATGTCTTCGACGTGAGCGGCTGGGATGACCTGCCTGTGCCGTCTTGCTGGCAGATGCACGGTTACGGAAGTCCTCATTACTCGAATGTTGTCTATCCGTTCCCGGTTGTGCCGCCGCTTGTGCCGACCGAGAATCCGACGGGTTCTTACCGCCGTGAATTTGCGGTTCCGGCCGGCTGGGCCAGGCAGCGCATTACGCTGAATTTCGAAGGCGTGGACAGTGCATTCTTCGTTTGGGTAAATGGACAGGAAGCGGGCTTCAGTAAAGGAAGCCGTATGCCTTCACAGTTCGATATTACCGAACTTGTCCGCGAAGGGAGGAACGTCCTTGCAGTCCGCGTCATGCAGTGGTCGGACGGCTCTTATATTGAGGATCAGGATATGTGGTGGCTGAGCGGCATTTTCCGTGACGTCTATTTGACGGCTGCCCCGCAAACACATTTGTATGATTATACGGTCCGGACCCTGCTTGATAACGACTACCGTGATGCGGCGCTTGAGGTCAGCCTGCGCTTTCGCAGTACAACAGCTGAAGCTCAAGATTTGCGGCTCGAGCTTCAGCTGTTCGATGCCAATGGGAAGGCTGTGAATGATGGCCGTGCGGAGCAATGTATAACCGGTGATGAGCTGATGCATGAACGCGAGCTCGTCTTTAAGCTCCCGGTTGTGAGCCCGAGGAAATGGTCTGCGGAAGATCCGTACTTATATAAGCTGTTGATCAGGGTCATTGGCGAAACTGTACAGGTAACGTCAGCGCGCGTTGGATTCCGCTCTATCGGGCTGGAGGGCGGCCTGCTGCTGGTAAATGGGGTACCTATAAAGTTCAAAGGCGTTAACCGGCATGATCATCATCCCGACCTTGGGCGAACAATACCGCTGGACTCCATGCTTAAAGACGTCCTGCTGATGAAAAGGCATAATATTAACGCTGTCCGAACCTCACATTATCCGAATGATCCGCGCTTTTATGACCTGTGTGACGAATACGGCCTTTACGTTATTGATGAAGCCGATCTGGAATGTCATGGCTTCCACCGGACAGATAACTCCAATCAATTAAGCGATGACCCGGATTGGGAGGCCGCTTATGTAGACCGGATCGAAAGGATGATTGAGCGTGACAAGAATCATCCCTCGATCATCCTCTGGTCGCTTGGCAATGAATCCTACTATGGCTGTAATCACGCAGCGATGTACCGGTGGGC
This window encodes:
- a CDS encoding Gfo/Idh/MocA family oxidoreductase, with protein sequence MSSDKHTVAIIGYGGMGKFHGQLIRENGQLEVAGSFDLLEARQEASVQAGFRAYKSFEEVLADSSVEVVVIATPNEVHKEIAIRAFEAGKHVVCEKPAAMSSEELKAMIAAADKAGRVLMVHQNRRWDEDFRVIRQMYERETIGALFQIESRVHGANGIPGDWRHVKEHGGGMLLDWGVHLLDQLLFMIDSKVVSVFSTMSYILGNEVDDGFEAVLQFENGIKAIVEVGTTNFIPLPRWYVKGTEGSAVIEDWFLNGRIVTRNRESEQREPAPVRAGVGLTKTMAPPRKGAAITEALPPAAELPDGFYSNFVAVIEDTAEPIVKNAEVLRVQILIEAIFAAAACNEVIKGFDTYGA
- a CDS encoding glycosyl hydrolase family 28 protein; translation: MYFSKAKWRAGNVFEKMILVAALMFSLTISWAPPASAATVTTYPSHFGTSSAYTLKVDSTTVRVARQFDYSFAQFAYSGTATFKVTASENINAYDISPHSYGIQATVSGKDLTFSLPQAGSRYLVIKINNLENLVIMADPPETDRPSPNGGSVKSINDYSGVDNSGGNLMTSIIQQAINDANARSGGGTVYFPAGTYKFSQLEMKSNVTLYLAAGAILRGSSDVNDYDFSGNVFPAANIRIVGKSNVAIKGRGMIDSNGTTLTTGDSGPNRENIISSSKSGGETKPNNLTFEGITLRDGTTWNFRIQDATNVNIKNVKIINNVNWIHGDGFDLVNTSHAVVDQCFGYTGDDVFDAKSSSEEPMTDVVYKNSVAFTESAGTKVGMQGRAAVSDIWFMNIDVIQGYRGVSVDHDQGNGVWDGIHFIDIRTEKIHNNGTSGQFRTAPILIWTAKYGSDEVAPVSNIELTRVSFENIGSYHSFIQGYDSSSKVSNVTITDLIMNGKKITSATQGLIDIGPNTSNITFH
- a CDS encoding glycosyl hydrolase 115 family protein, producing the protein MALQAKDIVEIQMDALEHQGLGLAVNDLIKDLCKVMDIQGIFRKYLSNVKGFSIAVGTLSNPAFSEFLTNREFDFSNIDGKKEHYLIKSTGEEGRQLIIAGSDTRGAIYGIYDFSRSALGVNPLYLWTGHRAAAIESLDFSSISMTDGPHTFSYRGWFINDEDLLLGWTGKFDTNFQNNAFTKHAGYADALEPVMETALRLKQNLLIPCSLLDILDPSDEDLVRRVADRGLLITQHHIEPLGVFPKRVLRYWQERGDTEPLSYTKNPEKYEEVWRLYAGRWARYDNVVWQLGLRGMGDKPVWADDPYAPETDSGRGQLIAGAIAKQLEVITEAVGHNNFASTATLWMEGMELLKGGHLSFPQETMIIHADFGPTQMLGDSFYEVKREPGRQYGLYYHVAFWSDGPHQVQGTLPHKIHYNLQAAVQHGNTGYLVVNVTNVREMLLGTQYTAALGWNFELNQPEQFMQHWAAEHYGQEGCAGAVRAYQAYFAAFHSLDNTGYDGRMLLMDGMCRRLIIKLTAILQGQPFTKDEIQNKTLLAFDQATDFVAYYRKATEEALPKWDVALNVAYQALQGIEKERREFFTTNLLVQLSLIRGLYRAVHQLSNAAESVLAGFKKEEGHVRGPILEAAAELQQAAIIRLHAERGKWKGWYDGDVLLNLPDLIRQINECAGNN
- a CDS encoding glycoside hydrolase family 28 protein, yielding MNDLEKLVVLADPLESNAPPPSGTGVYNLKDSPYYADNTWMSDVTEIIQQAIDDASAAGGGVVYVPAGVYKVKDILFMKSNVTLYLQGGAVIKSNPDRSLYKYTTSREGKIFIDPMIRIDHAPNAKILGRGVLDASGIAIMDKNSASPTYLGYRRNVIVGNFSNHVTIEGIIIKDSTTWTINGIQGGEGFTVRYVKIINHKNPYQYKIMNDGIDLCGTRNALAENNFVMTVDDALCAKSTKNHFPMYNVRFRNNIVFSSCAGLKAGLQSLSPMYDVWFEDNDVIQARRGIVVEATSGNQQMHDIHFVNTRVESFVFTSMGRSIPVEIEARTAPVSDVYIDGVLFERSAYNPIHIYGSSNTNAVKNVTFTGLNMCGEVLADTAEAWIIEGNYTAGVCVTSRSDKGL
- a CDS encoding TetR/AcrR family transcriptional regulator translates to MKKPDPRIQRTRENIMNGFMRLIKQKEFSDITIADITQEAKINRSTFYYHFVDKYDLIDMIQKEVLTKEIFNEVALQEAIDEQTIIKSLQAIMSSQINLSLQCQHALEEFKAKMDYEIKQRLTETLKALLDKEHGMKEEHYLLATFWSWGIYGVAMACVEGKETLHTAVNRLTHIILR